The genomic region gaatactaattaaatatatgtactaTACCCGTATGTTTAATTTCGAGAAGTTCAAAAGACCAAATATGCAACCCATAAGTGGATATAACcattaatatgaaaagggccacattccatttttttcataagttatatataattgagTGTTCATATCGATTTAATAagattaaaataaaatgtctATATTGCATATGTTAATTcatattatgatatatcataattatttattatataaagcTTGTTAATCATAACTATATTGAATTATACATAACGCAATatgtttctttatttgatgaaatattttatttagtaaaacttattatttgtatcatttgttttaatttaaatcgtatttttataaccgaacagtataataatattatgtatGAAGTTGGGTAcgaattataataaaattaatttttaatattcatctatattataatataccCTCAGGTTAATgggaatatttttattgttaattaaatatattaccaatatataataggtagtcataaaatatagatgcatggtatatatatataaaatcgACAATACAACGATATCTATAAAAGATGTTTTATGTATCTAACATTTTTAGtaatacaataaaaatatgtacattaatagtaaattaaattatagaaatatgtatattatatttttatttttcgattatatatagtttCATTTTATGCTAAAGttttaaattcaaataatatagatagttctatatacattaatttatttactataaaggtataatattagattaatcactattaatttttaaacttTATAGTTTTGAGgtacaaataaattattttttaaaatagttaaaagaaaaaatataagtatattaataaaatttaatgttaTAGTTTTCTCTGATaattgtaaataatatggtAGGTTGAATAGTGTTATTgttctaatatatttaatattgtaTCAATGATTAAAACTGGAATATGTTGAAATTgggaaatatatacaattatatattaatgcaaagtttatagaaaaagtatgtaataattaattaaatttgaattaataatatttttattaggttattaatatataaaaactttaaatttataatttaaatatattgttattgCGAAATAACATGTTCTAAAATGTTATACTTTAAAACAATGAAACgaggaaaaatattaattggATTATAGTATTCCTCTTGAGTGAATAAATTATCTCATTGTACTATACAGTGATATAACAgcaacaataataatagtaataacaatagataaatgtattaaatacgaacaaatatattatgttaaTTTGATATACTACGTTggtataaatttattatatatattgttaaaCTTGTAATAAGActaaaattgtataaatgTAAGatcaaatgaaatattacaattttGATTTAGTACTTTTTAATGTGCTAATATTAAAACTAACATTAccaagaaaaataatattaataattctatagtttacttaaaaatatagtttattataaaacatgtacaatattatttattaaaattaaaaagcaaactatatatttagaagAGTAATAATTCtaagttatttttaatgtataCATTAATTGAAAGTTTGAatggtaaaaaatataaggtATAATTAAACAATGTATAATAGGTAAATCTTATATGACTACATCCTTGTCttaaaaagtatatttcCCTTATCTCTCCTATctaaaatgtaaatataacaatttaattatgcatagttttctattatactttaaaatttgcattaatacttatttatgtgttatatatttaatatttactaagtattattttaaaaaaaatgtgcatTCAAAGACTTATTTAAGCTTATAAAtagtataataaatacGGTTTCAGTGCTAATTGTCGTTTTAAACCGTGGAAAAGATgtgcaaaatatattataaaattaccCAATAaggtatatttttaaattaaagtacgtatgaataaaaataatgttattgaaaatgctaaatataattgaaatggatatatattaaataaaaataatattaaaattatgtatatgcaattaaaaaaagtaacaATGCAgcttattttgtaaatgttataattttagattaaactatattatatattataaaaaacaagtatataaaaatttaatatattaaaaaaaactattatttatatacttttaagGATTCTAGCAATAATGgaactttttattttttagatatatacagtatttatgttttagAAAAAGTTTTACTAAAAAAGGAGATGCTATAGGTTTTTTATGTTCAAACATactttaaattaattatataagtatatccatttttataataaagttATACCAGATGTTAGTaagaatataattttttgtataaaatgcatcaaatttatatttaatcaaaattttattaaacaaCCATCTATTTAAGTTAATTTAACTATCataaaaaggaatataACGTTTCtttagtaataatattattttattactctatattaatttaattattgaaaaacatataatatatttaactaCAGAcagttttatatataggGTTAAAGTATTTGCGTCACATATTGGGGGCAGTGTATATAAAACAGCATGATTTTGCTCAATTTACAAATCAAAAACAAAATCCCATTACAATGAATGACTATGTGGTATATGcgttttttaataataataatttccttaacattttttgatattgtattatatataaatatcattaaactttatgttaataaaattttcaataatgcacatttataataattgtttttaaatgttttttttagtgTAGAAGGTTCCTTCTTGTAAGGAACTGGTTTCCCGATCAATTAAATAGTGAAGGaaagtattattttaatgatgataaaaatttcaaagagtattgtaataataaaatctGCAATACTGAtcttgaaaaaattaatgctGGAtgtttattgttatttaatCAATTCTTTGGAAGTTCTACTTCGTTTAAGTATCATAATAACATCAATATTGTTGATTACATTATGATATGGTTAAGTTATATGTTAAACctaaagaaaaatgaaagaaacAAGAATCtagaatattttaataaaatatatataaataatgataagtATCAAACGTCTATAGACAAAGTTGGAGATTGTAGTAATTATAAGGATCttatagataaaaaaaaatattttttggatatttctaatgaaaatatgtctaaaatttataatttatttaaaattttatgtaatatgtatactgattttgataaaaagaATCCAGATTGCGCGAAATATATACCAAAAGCTAATGAATTTGTTAAAAACTATCAAGAACTTTATGGAGATTCTAGTATTACTGAAGATAGtccatattataaattattgtcTACACTATCAAATgattatgataattttaaaaaggaATGTAGCGATGCTAATTGTAAGGATATTCCACCCCTTCAATTGATTGAAAAAACACAAGTTACTGTAAATTTATCTGAACATACTTCTAAACAAATTTCTAAACAAACTGTAGAAACTTCTGAACAAAGTCCTAAACAAAGTCCTAAACAAAGTCCTGAACAAACTGTACAAACTGTACAAAAATTAGAACAAATTTCTGAAGTTACATCATCAAGTTCATCGATAggaaacaaattatttacaattttatcGATATTTGGTGCAatagcattttttttaggaaTTTCATATaaggtaaataataaggaatttcaaaatataatatttatatattattttcattatatatatgcaagcattaacaaaaatatcataCGCTTCttaatgttttatattagtattcGTTATTTGGATTTCGGAAACGAGCtcaaaaacaatatttaagagaaaaaataaaaaatataaagaagagaatgaatcattaatatatgatttgAAAATAGTGACTATTTCaggaataataataacgatttatatattttaaaaatctGTCTATTTAGAAATAAGTAATTTGGggtcataatttttatatagtttttatgTTGAGAGT from Plasmodium berghei ANKA genome assembly, chromosome: 8 harbors:
- a CDS encoding BIR protein, producing the protein MNDYVCRRFLLVRNWFPDQLNSEGKYYFNDDKNFKEYCNNKICNTDLEKINAGCLLLFNQFFGSSTSFKYHNNINIVDYIMIWLSYMLNLKKNERNKNLEYFNKIYINNDKYQTSIDKVGDCSNYKDLIDKKKYFLDISNENMSKIYNLFKILCNMYTDFDKKNPDCAKYIPKANEFVKNYQELYGDSSITEDSPYYKLLSTLSNDYDNFKKECSDANCKDIPPLQLIEKTQVTVNLSEHTSKQISKQTVETSEQSPKQSPKQSPEQTVQTVQKLEQISEVTSSSSSIGNKLFTILSIFGAIAFFLGISYKYSLFGFRKRAQKQYLREKIKNIKKRMNH